Proteins encoded in a region of the Mercenaria mercenaria strain notata chromosome 1, MADL_Memer_1, whole genome shotgun sequence genome:
- the LOC123524440 gene encoding uncharacterized protein LOC123524440 produces the protein MSQVMNQAEEEEFYTLEKGFFKLPCDEQVQYQFGEDSHLNHWRDILEFKTLNSQHYEISQWTIAVQRYEYVNMYHTMTDWYNTFLVTKVFKLDPKNVTILWIDGHPSGGLDSTWGNLFGEIRRIGEIRKPVLFPQLIWGIVGYDSPLDEHYLPEVAYLEDFRNFFLSKHQIFPADDLNCNQLNILIIWRRDYVAHPRNPSGSVSRKVKNEDELLGKIKDVFKGHIVKGLQIDKLPMQDQLALISKTDILIGMHGAGLSHTLFLPRHSGLIEMFPLYHPSENIHFRSMAEWRHLYYMSWSNFDDERELDNHLTIVNVDEIVILATEMHQKICAKDENDTG, from the coding sequence ATGTCTCAGGTCATGAATCAAGCTGAAGAGGAGGAATTTTACACTTTAGAAAAGGGATTTTTCAAACTTCCATGTGACGAACAAGTTCAGTACCAGTTTGGAGAAGACAGCCACCTCAATCACTGGAGAGACATTTTAGAATTTAAGACTCTAAATAGCCAGCATTATGAAATTTCTCAATGGACAATAGCTGTACAACGATACGaatatgtaaatatgtatcatacaATGACAGATTGGTACAATACATTCCTTGTTACTAAAGTTTTCAAACTCGATCCTAAAAATGTAACTATTTTATGGATAGACGGTCATCCCTCTGGCGGTCTGGATTCCACATGGGGTAACCTTTTCGGGGAAATAAGACGAATTGGAGAAATCCGTAAACCAGTCCTGTTTCCACAACTGATTTGGGGCATTGTGGGATATGATAGTCCGCTTGATGAGCATTACTTACCGGAAGTAGCATATCTGGAGGATTTCAGAAATTTCTTTCTATCGAAACATCAAATATTTCCTGCAGATGATCTTAATTGTAACCAGttgaatattttgataatttggaGACGAGATTATGTCGCTCATCCAAGAAATCCAAGTGGATCAGTATCtagaaaagtaaaaaatgaagACGAACTTCTAGGCAAAATAAAAGATGTTTTCAAAGGTCACATTGTTAAAGGTCTACAGATAGACAAATTACCAATGCAAGATCAGTTAGCACTCATATCGAAAACTGACATTTTAATTGGAATGCACGGCGCAGGCCTAAGCCATACTTTATTTTTACCAAGACACTCAGGTTTAATAGAAATGTTTCCTCTGTATCATCCTtcggaaaatatacattttcggTCAATGGCAGAGTGGAGGCATCTGTATTATATGTCGTGGAGTAATTTTGACGATGAAAGAGAACTCGATAATCATCTAACAATTGTAAATGTTGACGAAATTGTCATTCTTGCCACTGAAATGCATCAAAAAATTTGTGCAAAGGATGAAAATGATActggataa
- the LOC128556276 gene encoding uncharacterized protein LOC128556276, with protein MLGSWYLLVENRFTHDIVFQQLDLSYPTLVFQQLDLSYLTLVFQQLDLSYLTLVFQQLDLSYLTFVFQQLDLSYLTLVQQLDLSYLTLVFQQLALSYLTLAFQQLDLSYLTLVFQQPDLSYLILVFQQLDLSYLTLVFQQLDLSYLTLVFQQLDLSYLTLVFQQLDLSYLTLVFQQLDLSYLTLLFQQLDLSYLTLEATGPILHDTCISATGPIYLTLVFQQLDLSYLTLVFQQLVLSYLTLVFQQLDLSYLTLVFQQLDLSYLTLEATGPILHDTCISATGPIYLTLVFQQLDLSYLTLEATGPILHDTCISATGPIYLTLVFQQLDLSYLTLVFQQLALSYLTLVFQQLYLSYLTLAFQQLDLS; from the exons ATGTTGGGTAGTTGGtatttacttgtggagaacag ATTTACACATGACATTGTATTTCAGCAGCTGGACCTGTCTTACCCGACACTAGTATTTCAGCAGCTGGACCTATCTTACCTGACACTTGTATTTCAGCAGCTGGACCTGTCTTACCTGACACTTGTATTTCAGCAGCTGGACCTATCTTACCTGACATTTGTATTTCAGCAGCTGGACCTATCTTACCTGACACTTGTACAGCAACTGGACCTATCTTACCTGACACTTGTATTTCAGCAGCTAGCCTTATCTTACCTGACACTTGCATTTCAGCAACTGGACCTATCTTACCTGACACTTGTATTTCAGCAACCGGACCTATCTTACCTGATACTTGTATTTCAGCAACTGGACCTATCTTACCTGACACTTGTATTTCAGCAGCTGGACCTATCTTACCTGACACTTGTATTTCAGCAGCTGGACCTAAGTTACCTGACACTTGTATTTCAGCAGCTGGACCTATCTTACCTGACACTTGTATTTCAGCAGCTGGACCTATCTTACCTGACACTTCTATTTCAGCAGCTGGACCTGTCTTACCTGACACTTGAAGCAACCGGACCTATCTTACATGACACTTGTATTTCAGCAACTGGACCTATCTACCTGACACTTGTATTTCAGCAGCTGGACCTAAGTTACCTGACACTTGTATTTCAGCAGCTGGTCCTATCTTACCTGACACTTGTATTTCAGCAGCTGGACCTATCTTACCTGACACTTGTATTTCAGCAGCTGGACCTGTCTTACCTGACACTTGAAGCAACTGGACCTATCTTACATGACACTTGTATTTCAGCAACTGGACCTATCTACCTGACACTTGTATTTCAGCAGCTGGACCTGTCTTACCTGACACTTGAAGCAACTGGACCTATCTTACATGACACTTGTATTTCAGCAACTGGACCTATCTACCTGACACTTGTATTTCAGCAGCTGGACCTAAGTTACCTGACACTTGTATTTCAGCAGCTGGCCCTATCTTACCTGACACTTGTATTTCAGCAACTGTACCTATCTTACCTGACACTTGCATTTCAGCAACTGGACCTATCTTAG